In Felis catus isolate Fca126 chromosome A3, F.catus_Fca126_mat1.0, whole genome shotgun sequence, a single genomic region encodes these proteins:
- the MYLK2 gene encoding myosin light chain kinase 2, skeletal/cardiac muscle has product MATANGAVELGIQSPSTDKAPKGTAGEGPPATEKEPGPPDPKKGPGPPDGKKEPGPSNPKEETGPPDAQKKPGPPDPKKEPVPPTLKKDAKADALEKGDGSPAQPSTSSQGPEGEGDLGGGPAEGSTGQAAALPQQTATAEASVKKPKAKQETSGSQGPGEPKVHKKAAEGQAGARRGSPAFLHSPSCPAIISRPEKLPAEKPPNEASELIFEGVPVTPGPADPGPATVAEGGKDIPAGSQKEAGEKAPGQDGQAKVQGDTSRGIEFQAVPSEKSEVGQALGPTAKEEDCFQILDDCPPPPAPFPHRIVELRPGNIHSQFSLNSKEALGGGKFGAVCTCTEKATGLKLAAKVIKKQTPKDKEMVMLEIEVMNQLNHRNLIQLYAAIETSHEIVLFMEYIEGGELFERIVDEDYQLTEVDTMVFVRQICDGILFMHKMRVLHLDLKPENILCVNTTGHLVKIIDFGLARRYNPNEKLKVNFGTPEFLSPEVVNYDQISDKTDMWSMGVITYMLLSGLSPFLGDDDTETLNNVLSANWYFDEETFEAVSDEAKDFVSNLIVKDQRARMSAAQCLAHPWLNNLAEKAKRCNRRLKSQILLKKYLMKRRWKKNFIAVSAANRFKKISSSGALMALGV; this is encoded by the exons ATGGCGACAGCAAACGGAGCAGTCGAGCTGGGAATCCAGAGCCCATCGACAG ACAAGGCACCTAAAGGTACAGCAGGTGAGGGACCCCCGGCTACGGAGAAAGAGCCTGGTCCACCAGATCCAAAGAAAGGTCCTGGGCCGCCAGATGGGAAGAAAGAACCTGGCCCCTCAAACCCAAAGGAAGAAACCGGTCCCCCGGATGCACAGAAAAAACCTGGGCCCCCAGACCCAAAGAAAGAACCTGTTCCACCCACCCTGAAGAAAGACGCCAAAGCCGATGCCCTAGAGAAAGGGGACGGGTCCCCGGCCCAACCCTCAACGAGCAGCCAGGGCCCCGAGGGAGAAGGCGACCTGGGTGGGGGCCCCGCGGAGGGCAGCACTGGGCAGGCAGCAGCCCTGCCCCAGCAGACCGCGACAGCGGAGGCCAGTGTCAAGAAGCCCAAGGCCAAGCAGGAGACCTCAGGCAGCCAGGGCCCCGGAGAGCCCAAGGTACACAAGAAGGCAGCCGAGGGCCAagcaggggccaggaggggctCTCCCGCCTTTCTGCACAGCCCGAGCTGTCCTGCCATCATCTCCAG GCCCGAGAAGCTGCCAGCTGAGAAACCCCCAAATGAGGCATCAGAGCTCATCTTTGAAGGGGTGCCTGTGACCCCCGGCCCCGCGGATCCCGGGCCAGCCACGGTggcagaaggagggaaggacatCCCAGCAGGCAGCcagaaggaagcaggagagaaggcTCCAGGCCAGGATGGCCAGGCTAAGGTGCAAGGGGACACCTCAAGGGGGATCGAGTTCCAGGCTGTTCCCTCGGAGAAATCGGAGGTGGGGCAGGCCCTTGGTCCCACAGCCAAGGAAGAGGACTGCTTCCAGATTTTGG ATGACTGTccgccacccccagccccctttcCCCACCGCATCGTGGAGCTGAGGCCTGGGAACATCCACAGTCAATTCAGCCTGAACTCCAAGGAGGCGCTGGGCGG CGGCAAGTTTGGAGCAGTCTGTACCTGCACGGAGAAAGCCACGGGCCTCAAGCTGGCAGCCAAGGTCATCAAGAAACAGACGCCCAAAGACAAG GAAATGGTGATGCTTGAGATCGAGGTTATGAACCAGCTGAATCACCGCAACCTGATCCAGCTCTACGCGGCCATTGAGACCTCGCACGAGATCGTCCTGTTCATGGAGTA CATCGAGGGCGGCGAGCTCTTCGAGAGGATTGTGGATGAGGACTATCAGCTGACTGAGGTGGACACCATGGTGTTTGTCAGGCAGATCTGTGATGGGATCCTCTTCATGCACAAGATGCGGGTTCTGCACCTGGACCTCAAG CCAGAGAACATCCTGTGTGTCAACACCACGGGCCATTTGGTGAAGATCATTGACTTTGGCCTGGCACGGAG GTATAATCCCAACGAGAAGCTGAAGGTGAATTTTGGGACCCCAGAGTTTCTGTCACCTGAGGTGGTGAATTATGACCAAATCTCCGATAAGACAGACATGTGGAGTATGGGGGTCATCACCTATATGCT GCTGAGTGGCCTCTCCCCCTTCCTGGGAGACGATGACACAGAGACCCTAAACAACGTTCTCTCTGCCAACTGGTACTTTGACGAGGAGACCTTTGAGGCCGTGTCTGATGAGGCCAAAGACTTCGTCTCCAACCTCATTGTCAAGGACCAGAG GGCCCGGATGAGCGCTGCCCAGTGCCTCGCCCACCCCTGGCTCAACAACCTGGCAGAGAAAGCCAAGCGCTGTAACCGCCGCCTCAAGTCCCAGATCTTGCTTAAGAAATACCTCATGAAGAGGCGCTGGAAG AAAAACTTCATTGCCGTCAGTGCTGCAAACCGCTTCAAGAAGATCAGCAGCTCGGGGGCACTCATGGCTCTGGGGGTCTGA